The Cognaticolwellia beringensis genome segment CAACAAAAGCAATACCAAAAGAAATGTTACCTATTGTTGATAAACCTCTTATTCAATACATTGTTAATGAATGCATTTCTGCCGGTATTAAAGAAATTGTGTTAGTTACGCATTCTTCTAAAAACGCCATTGAAAACCATTTTGATAAGTCGTTTGAACTTGAAACAACGTTAGAAAAGCGTGTTAAACGCCAGTTACTTGATGAAATTCAAGCAATATGCCCGAAAGACGTGACCATCTTGCATGTTCGCCAAGGCGAAGCAAAAGGTTTGGGCCATGCAGTATTAAAAGCGCGACCTATTATTGGTAAGGAACCGTTTGTCGTTGTACTACCTGATGTTATTTTAGATGATGCTACGGCAGATTTAAAAACTGAAAATTTAGCGGCGATGTTGGCGCGTTATAACGAAGTAGGTGGTTATAGCCAAATTATGGTTGAGCCTGTGCCTATGGAGCAAGTTAGTAGTTACGGTGTGGTTGATTGCGGTGGTGTTGAACTGGCACCTGGCGAGTCACAACCCATGACGGCTATTGTTGAAAAACCAGCGGTTGAAGACGCGCCGTCAAATTTAGCTGTGGTTGGTCGTTATGTGTTATCTGAGAAAATTTGGGATTTGTTAAAACTAACACCACCTGGTGCGGGTGATGAAATTCAATTAACTGATGCTATTGCGATGCTAATGGAAAAAGAAACCGTTGAAGCATTTCACATGACAGGTAAATCACATGATTGTGGTTCTAAGTTAGGTTATATGAAAGCCAATGTTGAATATGGTTTACGTCACCCTGAGTTAGCTGTTGAGTTTAGAACATATTTAAATGAATTAATGAATAGTTAAGTTAAGTTCAGCTATCAGTTTTAAGCTTTCAGTTTAAAGAAAAAAAAAGAATAGCAGACAGCTAAAAACTGAAAGCTATTTTTTGGTTTTTACTGACAGCTGACAGCTTTAAACTTAAAGCTATTATTTGCTTTTTTATTGGAAACATAGGTATATGGACGTAACTAATTTATCGCAGTTTACTGAACTGGCATTAACGCGCAATATTTTCTCATTGTTTGCAGACCGTGAACGCAGTGAAAATTATTCGGTTTCGGCAGCGGGTTTATTTTTAGATTATGCTAAGCAAAATATTGTTGATAGTGAGTTTACACCGCTATTCGCATTAGCTGAGCAAGTTGATCTTGCCGGTAAAATAGCGGCTCAGTTTGCTGGAGAGGAATTGAACTCTACCGAGCAACGCGCTGTATTGCATACGGTATTGCGCGCGCCTGATGCTATGAAAGTTGATGTATTAGGTGCTGAGGCTCAAGAGGTTATCGATACTGAAGCTAAAATGGCTAAGATTGTTGATGATGTGCAATCAGGCCATGTGCGCTCGATTACGGGTGAAAAGTTTACCGATATTCTCGCTATTGGCATTGGCGGCTCTTACTACGGCGTAAAAGTGGCTTTATCAGCACTGGTTCCTTATCATCAAAAAGGTTTGAAAGCCCATGTGCTAGCGAATGTTGATGGTGATGCTGCACAAGAAAAGTTTGCCAAACTTAATGCCTCAACCACACTCGTTGTGGTTATTTCTAAAACTTTTTCTACGCAAGAAACGCTACTGAATGCCACTATTGTTAAAGCTTGGATGCTCAACGCTTTAGCTGATACCCATAGTTCACCAGCTGACATTATTGCTCAACATTGGTATGCGGTTAGTACGAATATTGCGGCTGCTACCAAGTTTGGACTTAACGCGGAAAACATTCTGCCAATGTGGGATTGGGTCGGTGGCCGATTCTCTTTATGGTCAGCTGTTGGTTTGCCGCTAGCATTGATTATTGGTAATACGCACTTTAACGCTTTAAAAGCCGGTGCCCATGCAATGGACGAGCATTTTAAACATGCCGAGTTCGAGCAAAATATGCCGGTTATTATGGCCTTGTTGGGTATTTGGAATCGAAATGGCTTAGGTTACCCAAGCTTAGCTATTTTACCTTATAACCATGCGCTTAGAGCTTTACCTGGTTATTTGCAGCAAACGGATATGGAGAGTAACGGTAAATCGGTTTCTGTTGACGGTAAAGCGCTTAATTATTTAACTGCGCCGGTGGTTTTTGGTCAAGAAGGTACGAATGGCCAACATGCTTTTATGCAGTTAATGCATCAAAGTGCCGATATTATTCCTACTGATTTTATTCTTTCCCTTGCACCAACGAGCGAGCATTTAGCGAATCATGACGCTTTAGTGGCGAATTGTTTTGCCCAGAGTGAAGCGCTTATGCAGGGTAAAACGCTGGCACAAGCGAAAGCTGAGTTAATTAATGCTGGCGCAAGTGAGGCCGAAGCGAATAGATTAGCCGCGCATAAAACCATGAAAGGTAATACCCCAAGTAATACTATTTTGATGGAACGCTTAGACCCTCATTCCCTTGGTGCTTTATTAGCCCTTTACGAGCATAAAATTTTTGTTCAAGGCGTTATTTGGCAAGTTAATTCATACGACCAGTGGGGCGTAGAATTAGGCAAACAACTGGGTAATGAAGTATTGAATGTGATGGCACA includes the following:
- the galU gene encoding UTP--glucose-1-phosphate uridylyltransferase GalU; translation: MPNKITKAVIPVAGLGTRMLPATKAIPKEMLPIVDKPLIQYIVNECISAGIKEIVLVTHSSKNAIENHFDKSFELETTLEKRVKRQLLDEIQAICPKDVTILHVRQGEAKGLGHAVLKARPIIGKEPFVVVLPDVILDDATADLKTENLAAMLARYNEVGGYSQIMVEPVPMEQVSSYGVVDCGGVELAPGESQPMTAIVEKPAVEDAPSNLAVVGRYVLSEKIWDLLKLTPPGAGDEIQLTDAIAMLMEKETVEAFHMTGKSHDCGSKLGYMKANVEYGLRHPELAVEFRTYLNELMNS
- the pgi gene encoding glucose-6-phosphate isomerase, translating into MDVTNLSQFTELALTRNIFSLFADRERSENYSVSAAGLFLDYAKQNIVDSEFTPLFALAEQVDLAGKIAAQFAGEELNSTEQRAVLHTVLRAPDAMKVDVLGAEAQEVIDTEAKMAKIVDDVQSGHVRSITGEKFTDILAIGIGGSYYGVKVALSALVPYHQKGLKAHVLANVDGDAAQEKFAKLNASTTLVVVISKTFSTQETLLNATIVKAWMLNALADTHSSPADIIAQHWYAVSTNIAAATKFGLNAENILPMWDWVGGRFSLWSAVGLPLALIIGNTHFNALKAGAHAMDEHFKHAEFEQNMPVIMALLGIWNRNGLGYPSLAILPYNHALRALPGYLQQTDMESNGKSVSVDGKALNYLTAPVVFGQEGTNGQHAFMQLMHQSADIIPTDFILSLAPTSEHLANHDALVANCFAQSEALMQGKTLAQAKAELINAGASEAEANRLAAHKTMKGNTPSNTILMERLDPHSLGALLALYEHKIFVQGVIWQVNSYDQWGVELGKQLGNEVLNVMAQPMADIDSEKLSASSLALIRRYKNNLTQL